The DNA segment GGGAAGTAGGAGGTGACGCCGAGCGTGATCGCGCCGACCGTCACCGAGACGAGACTCGTCGAGAGCAGCACCCGCCGCGTGAGCACCCAGAGCGGCAGCACCGGGGCGACCGCCCGGCGCTCGATGGCGACGAAGCCGGCGAAGGCGAGCGCCGCGACGACGAAGACGCCGACGCCCGCGGGCGAGAGCCAGGGCCAGGCGTTGCCGCCCTCGAGCAGGCCGAGGATCAGCAGCGCCGTGCCGAGGGCGAGCACCGACGCGCCGGCGAGGTCGAGCGGAGTGCGCTCGCCGCGGGTGGTCTCGCGGAAGCTGCGGATCAGCAGGAAGGCCGCGAGCAGGCAGAGCGGGATGTTGACCAGGAAGATCCAGCGCCAGGCGCCCAGGTCCGAGAGCACGCCGCCGAGAGTGGGGCCGACGACCGAGGAGATGCCCCAGACGCTGGCGAGGTAGCCCTGGGTCTTCGCCCGCTCGGCGACCGTGTAGATGTCGCCGGCGATGGTGATGCCCATCGGCTGGATGGCCCCGGCGCCGAGGCCCTGCAGGGCGCGGAAGGCGATAAGCGCGGGCATGCTCCAGGCCAGGCCGCAGAGCAGCGAGCCGACGAGGAAGAGGCCGATCCCGATCAGCATGATGGGCTTCCGCCCGATCACGTCGGAGAGCTTGCCGTAGAGGGGGACGGAGACCGCCTGGGCGAGGAGATAGATGGAGAACAGCCAGGGGAACTGCTCGAAGCCGCCGAGGTCCGCGACGATCGAGGGCACCGCGGTCGAGAGGATGGTCGCGTCGAGGGCGACCAGTGCGGTCGAGATCATCAGCGCCAGGAGGATCGGACCGCGCTCGGAGCGCAGTCCGACGCTCGCGCGCGTGGGGGAGTCGGTCATTCCGCTCACGCTATTGCAGAGCCGGGCGATGGAACGGGGGCTCGACGCACTCGGTAGACTGGCCCTATGGAACTCGTGCTCTGGCTCGTCGTAGCCGCCATCGCCGGTGTCGGCCTCGTCTCCGGAGTCGCGGCTCTGGTCGCCATGACGAAGGCGCCCTGGTCCGACAGCAAGTAGCGGTCCGACAGCAAGGAGAGGGGTCCGGGGTCGCACCCGCCCGCCCTCACTCGTAGCACCGCACCACGCTCCAGCACGGATCCGTCGAGGCGACGACGTCGAGCACGAACGCTCCGCCCGTCTCGAGATCGGTCGCCTGGAAGCGCCAGCCGCCGATGCTGACCGGCACGCCGCCGAACGTCGGCGGGAAGCCGTCGAGCGGCGCCCACCAGTCGCTGGTGCGCGTCCAGACCGTCGGCCGGTCGCTCACCCGATAGCTGGCGCCGCGCCATTCGAGCGCGACGGGCACTCCGTCGCCGTCGGTCGCGACCATCGCCGTCTCGTCGATCACCGCCATCGTGGGTGCTCCCGCCTGCTCCTCTCGACCCGCCGGACTCGACTGGCCGTTCGAACATGTGTTCGATAGTCTGCGAGTGTACGCCGCGGCGCCCGTGCTCGCCACGGCAGCGGATCGACCGGGCAGGAGG comes from the Rathayibacter festucae DSM 15932 genome and includes:
- a CDS encoding MDR family MFS transporter, which encodes MTDSPTRASVGLRSERGPILLALMISTALVALDATILSTAVPSIVADLGGFEQFPWLFSIYLLAQAVSVPLYGKLSDVIGRKPIMLIGIGLFLVGSLLCGLAWSMPALIAFRALQGLGAGAIQPMGITIAGDIYTVAERAKTQGYLASVWGISSVVGPTLGGVLSDLGAWRWIFLVNIPLCLLAAFLLIRSFRETTRGERTPLDLAGASVLALGTALLILGLLEGGNAWPWLSPAGVGVFVVAALAFAGFVAIERRAVAPVLPLWVLTRRVLLSTSLVSVTVGAITLGVTSYFPTFAQGVLGSSALGAGFAVAAMTIGWPVAASLSGRLYLRIGFRRTAFLGAALVTVGTGLTILLGASSSLWEIAGFCVLIGAGMGLVATPTLIRAQASVEWNERGVVSSTNFFARNIGSAIAVAVFGAIVNAQAGGGDPTPEGLANGTRFVCIALTVLAVGMLFAVRAMPKDDPRPAEAPAATPAES